A portion of the Mesobacillus sp. AQ2 genome contains these proteins:
- the mltG gene encoding endolytic transglycosylase MltG, with amino-acid sequence MSDEKNIQDPKKDKKNLITEKLIEQQKEAKIVRKIVFITAIVAILLIGAIGGGGYYYIKEAMKPVEENSKKTIDVTIPIGSSTTGIGQILEDKGVIRDARVFKYYVKFKNEAGFMAGDYKMKPSMTLPEIITSLKTGKVMQDVVMKITIPEGKQLKQIAGIIAEKTQQDEAEVFKQLNDKEFIKKMMEKYPDVLTDEILKENVKYPLEGYLFPATYPFYSEKPTIEEIVTVMLTKTKEVLGEFRGQMEEQEMSTHELMTMASLIEEEATEKADRDKIASVFYNRLEDGMMLQTDPTVLYAHGEHKERVYFKDLEIDDPYNTYKIQGLPPGPIANPGIMSIEAALAPADTDDMYFIATSTGEVLFSKTLDEHNRKVNEHITNKK; translated from the coding sequence ATGTCTGACGAAAAGAATATACAGGATCCGAAAAAAGATAAGAAAAATTTGATTACTGAAAAGCTGATTGAGCAGCAGAAAGAAGCGAAAATTGTGAGGAAGATTGTTTTCATTACTGCAATCGTGGCCATCTTGCTCATCGGAGCGATCGGCGGCGGCGGCTATTATTACATAAAAGAAGCCATGAAGCCTGTCGAGGAAAACAGCAAGAAAACCATCGATGTCACGATTCCTATTGGTTCTTCTACTACAGGTATCGGGCAGATTCTTGAGGATAAAGGGGTCATAAGGGATGCCCGAGTCTTCAAATATTATGTGAAGTTCAAAAATGAAGCCGGCTTCATGGCCGGAGATTATAAAATGAAACCGTCAATGACGCTGCCTGAAATCATCACAAGCTTGAAAACAGGTAAAGTCATGCAGGATGTGGTCATGAAGATCACAATTCCTGAAGGTAAACAGCTGAAACAAATTGCCGGGATCATTGCTGAAAAAACACAGCAGGATGAAGCAGAAGTTTTCAAACAGCTGAACGATAAAGAATTCATCAAAAAAATGATGGAGAAATATCCGGATGTCCTTACTGATGAAATCCTGAAAGAGAATGTGAAGTACCCGCTAGAAGGCTATCTATTCCCTGCTACTTACCCATTTTACTCCGAAAAACCAACAATCGAGGAAATTGTCACTGTCATGCTGACAAAGACGAAGGAAGTGCTTGGTGAATTCAGGGGACAGATGGAAGAACAGGAAATGTCGACGCATGAATTAATGACGATGGCATCACTAATCGAAGAGGAAGCAACTGAGAAAGCAGACCGCGATAAGATTGCCAGCGTCTTCTACAATCGCCTGGAAGACGGAATGATGCTGCAGACAGACCCAACTGTCCTGTATGCCCACGGCGAACATAAAGAACGCGTGTATTTTAAGGATCTTGAAATCGATGACCCTTATAATACCTATAAAATCCAGGGGCTGCCACCTGGACCTATCGCCAATCCCGGGATCATGTCAATTGAAGCCGCACTGGCTCCAGCTGACACTGATGATATGTATTTCATCGCGACATCCACAGGTGAGGTGCTCTTCTCGAAGACTCTGGATGAGCATAATCGCAAAGTGAATGAACATATCACCAATAAAAAATAA
- a CDS encoding DUF1292 domain-containing protein, whose product MDHGENNITVVDENGNEQLCEVLFTFDSEEFGKSYVLYYPVGAEDNDDEEIEIHASAFTPTEDNEDGELMPIETDEEWDMIEEMLETFLAEQDEE is encoded by the coding sequence ATGGATCACGGTGAAAACAACATTACAGTAGTAGACGAAAACGGCAACGAACAATTATGCGAAGTACTTTTCACATTTGATTCCGAAGAGTTCGGAAAATCATATGTACTTTATTATCCAGTCGGAGCAGAAGATAACGATGATGAGGAAATCGAAATCCACGCATCTGCTTTCACACCAACAGAAGATAATGAAGATGGCGAGCTCATGCCAATCGAAACAGATGAAGAGTGGGACATGATTGAAGAAATGCTCGAAACATTCCTTGCCGAGCAAGACGAAGAATAA
- the ruvX gene encoding Holliday junction resolvase RuvX, producing the protein MRIMGLDVGSKTVGIALSDELGWTAQGLETLKINEEENVFGFDEIGKIIKENEVGKVVVGLPKNMNGTIGPRGEASQFYARELEERFGVQTILWDERLTTVAAERVLLEADVSRKKRKKVIDKMAAVMILQGYLNSQN; encoded by the coding sequence TTGCGGATCATGGGACTGGATGTCGGATCGAAAACGGTCGGCATAGCCCTGAGCGATGAACTCGGCTGGACAGCTCAGGGACTTGAAACATTGAAAATCAACGAAGAAGAAAATGTGTTTGGTTTCGATGAAATTGGTAAAATAATAAAAGAGAACGAAGTCGGCAAAGTAGTCGTAGGTTTGCCGAAGAATATGAACGGGACGATTGGCCCGCGCGGCGAAGCAAGCCAGTTCTATGCCCGTGAGCTTGAAGAACGGTTTGGGGTTCAAACCATTTTATGGGACGAGCGTCTGACGACAGTGGCTGCCGAGAGAGTTTTGCTTGAGGCAGATGTAAGCCGCAAAAAAAGAAAGAAGGTCATCGATAAGATGGCCGCAGTAATGATCTTACAAGGCTATTTGAACAGCCAAAATTAA
- a CDS encoding IreB family regulatory phosphoprotein: MSSFDKTMRFNFPEEPFEHDANEVLLQVYEALQEKGYNPINQIVGYLLSGDPAYIPRHRDARNIIRKLERDEIIEELVKSYLRNHREGK, encoded by the coding sequence ATGAGCTCTTTTGATAAAACGATGAGATTTAATTTTCCCGAAGAGCCTTTTGAGCATGATGCCAATGAAGTCCTGCTGCAGGTGTACGAAGCGCTGCAGGAAAAGGGATATAACCCGATCAACCAAATCGTCGGATATTTGCTCTCTGGCGACCCGGCCTATATTCCCCGCCATCGGGATGCCCGCAACATCATCCGCAAGCTGGAGCGGGATGAAATTATCGAGGAACTGGTTAAATCCTACTTAAGGAACCATCGAGAGGGGAAATAA
- the alaS gene encoding alanine--tRNA ligase, which translates to MKKLTGSEIRRMYLEFFKEKGHAIEPSASLVPHDDPSLLWINSGVATLKKYFDGRVIPANPRITNAQKSIRTNDIENVGKTARHHTFFEMLGNFSIGDYFKVEAIEFAWEFLTSEKWIGFDPEKLSVTIHPEDDEAFNIWKDKIGIPEERIIRLEGNFWDIGEGPSGPNTEIFYDRGPEYGNDPEDPELYPGGENDRYLEVWNLVFSEFNHNPDGTYTPLPKKNIDTGMGLERMASVVQDVPTNFETDLFMPIINATEEISGEKYGQSKEKDEAFKVIADHIRTVAFAVGDGALPSNEGRGYVLRRLLRRAVRYAKKLNINRPFMFELVPVVGEIMHDFYPEVKEKTDFIQKVIKNEEDRFHETLHEGLAILSELIKKEKEKGSGKIQGEDVFRLYDTYGFPVELTEEYAEEEGLKVDHEGFEREMELQRERARAARQDVGSMQVQGGVLGDIKESSEFVGYDNFETNSKIVALIKEGELVEEANAGDEIHFILDVTPFYAESGGQIADKGTVEANGVKLSVKDVKKAPNGQNLHNAVVVEGTVSKGLEVTAKVDQDNRAKIIKNHTATHLLHQALKDVLGTHVNQAGSLVEPDRLRFDFSHFGQVTAEELEQVEAIVNEKIWRSIQVETSFKPIAEAKAMGAMALFGEKYGDIVRVVKVGDYSLELCGGCHVPNTSVIGLFKIVSEGGIGAGTRRIEAVTGEAAYKVLNDQIGILKEAAGKLKTSPREVANRIDSLLTEMKQLQRENESLAAKLGNIEAGSLTSQVKEINGVQLLAARVQASDMNSLRNMADDLKQKLGSAVILLGMTDGSKVNLIAAVTDDLIKQGYQAGKLIKEAAAICGGGGGGRPDMAQAGGKDPSKLDNALQFAEEWVKSI; encoded by the coding sequence ATGAAGAAACTGACAGGTTCTGAAATCAGAAGAATGTATCTTGAATTTTTTAAGGAAAAAGGCCATGCCATAGAGCCAAGTGCTTCACTTGTTCCGCACGATGATCCGTCCTTGCTTTGGATCAACAGCGGTGTAGCGACATTGAAGAAGTATTTTGACGGCCGTGTTATTCCGGCAAACCCGCGTATCACCAATGCGCAAAAATCGATTCGTACGAATGACATCGAAAATGTCGGCAAAACAGCACGCCACCATACCTTCTTTGAAATGCTCGGCAACTTTTCGATCGGTGACTACTTCAAGGTAGAAGCAATTGAATTTGCATGGGAATTTCTAACGAGTGAGAAGTGGATCGGATTTGATCCTGAAAAATTATCCGTGACGATTCACCCTGAGGATGATGAGGCGTTTAACATCTGGAAAGATAAAATCGGCATTCCTGAAGAGCGGATCATCCGTCTGGAGGGTAACTTCTGGGACATCGGTGAAGGCCCAAGCGGTCCGAACACAGAAATCTTCTATGACAGAGGTCCTGAATACGGCAACGACCCTGAAGACCCGGAGCTTTATCCTGGCGGTGAAAATGACCGTTACCTCGAAGTATGGAACCTTGTGTTCTCTGAATTCAACCATAATCCGGATGGCACATACACGCCGCTTCCGAAGAAAAATATTGATACTGGTATGGGACTGGAGCGTATGGCTTCTGTAGTCCAGGATGTTCCAACAAACTTTGAAACAGACTTGTTCATGCCAATCATCAATGCAACTGAGGAAATCTCCGGTGAAAAATACGGACAGTCCAAAGAGAAGGATGAAGCATTCAAAGTTATTGCTGACCACATCCGTACTGTAGCTTTCGCTGTCGGTGACGGTGCACTTCCTTCCAACGAAGGCCGCGGGTATGTACTTCGCCGTTTATTGCGCCGTGCTGTACGTTATGCAAAAAAGCTGAACATCAACCGGCCATTCATGTTTGAATTGGTGCCGGTAGTGGGCGAAATCATGCATGATTTCTACCCGGAAGTAAAAGAAAAGACCGACTTTATCCAGAAGGTCATCAAAAATGAAGAAGACCGCTTCCATGAAACGCTGCACGAAGGCCTCGCTATTCTCTCTGAATTGATTAAGAAGGAAAAGGAAAAAGGCAGCGGCAAAATCCAGGGTGAGGATGTCTTCAGACTATACGACACATATGGATTTCCAGTTGAACTGACCGAAGAGTATGCAGAAGAAGAAGGTTTGAAGGTCGACCACGAAGGCTTTGAAAGAGAAATGGAACTCCAGCGTGAAAGAGCTCGTGCGGCACGCCAGGATGTTGGTTCCATGCAGGTTCAGGGAGGCGTTCTGGGGGATATTAAAGAAAGCAGCGAGTTCGTCGGATATGATAACTTTGAAACGAACAGCAAAATCGTTGCATTGATTAAGGAAGGCGAGCTTGTTGAGGAAGCGAATGCTGGCGACGAAATCCATTTCATCCTTGATGTCACACCTTTCTACGCTGAAAGCGGCGGACAGATAGCTGATAAAGGTACAGTCGAAGCAAATGGCGTCAAGCTGTCAGTGAAAGACGTCAAGAAAGCTCCGAATGGTCAAAACCTCCACAATGCAGTGGTGGTGGAAGGAACTGTTTCGAAAGGACTTGAAGTCACTGCAAAAGTCGATCAGGATAACCGTGCAAAAATCATCAAGAACCATACTGCAACACACCTGCTGCATCAGGCGTTGAAGGATGTACTGGGCACGCACGTCAATCAGGCAGGGTCACTTGTCGAGCCAGACAGACTCCGATTCGACTTTTCTCACTTCGGCCAGGTAACCGCTGAAGAACTTGAGCAAGTAGAAGCTATCGTCAACGAAAAAATCTGGAGAAGCATCCAGGTGGAGACGAGCTTCAAGCCAATTGCTGAAGCGAAGGCAATGGGTGCGATGGCATTGTTTGGCGAGAAATATGGTGATATTGTCCGTGTCGTAAAAGTTGGCGACTACAGCCTCGAGCTTTGCGGCGGATGCCATGTTCCTAATACATCTGTCATCGGGCTTTTCAAGATTGTATCCGAAGGCGGCATCGGTGCTGGAACAAGAAGGATAGAGGCTGTAACCGGCGAAGCGGCTTACAAGGTGCTTAACGACCAGATCGGCATACTGAAGGAAGCTGCTGGTAAGCTGAAGACTTCTCCGAGGGAAGTGGCGAACAGGATCGATTCACTGCTCACAGAAATGAAGCAGCTGCAGCGCGAAAATGAATCCCTTGCTGCTAAATTGGGAAATATTGAAGCAGGGAGCCTAACATCACAGGTCAAAGAAATTAACGGTGTCCAACTGCTTGCTGCACGCGTCCAGGCTTCTGATATGAACAGCCTGCGAAATATGGCTGATGACTTAAAGCAAAAACTTGGTTCTGCAGTCATCCTGCTTGGCATGACAGATGGCAGCAAGGTCAACCTGATTGCAGCTGTTACAGATGATTTGATCAAGCAAGGCTATCAGGCTGGAAAATTGATCAAGGAAGCAGCAGCCATTTGCGGCGGCGGCGGCGGAGGCCGTCCGGATATGGCCCAGGCTGGCGGAAAAGACCCATCAAAACTCGACAATGCGCTTCAATTTGCCGAAGAATGGGTAAAATCAATTTGA
- a CDS encoding AI-2E family transporter: MNIQMKWYYRLGFLLLLFIVLFVFIKLQSLWVPVLQILISLLIPFSIAAFITYLLHPIVESLHQRGLHRGVSILIIYILFFGGAGFAFYKGIPALIRQLRDLTENAPYFAEQYKQMVNNVVDQTSTWPAGIHERIEDGINSMEQWLDGVLEGTMSVLMGIINSILTIAVIPFIAFYMLKDFDAMKKAAWYLTPRQWRQPGARFLHEVDKSLGSYIRGQLLICLIIGVLSSLFFWLAGIKYSLLLGAIVGITNVIPYFGPIIGAIPAVIIAATMSMKMVLLSLVIVFSLQFLEGNILSPLIVGKSLHMHPLMIMFALLAGEEVGGILGLILAVPVLVVLRAALIHAKDHIILERKKARPT; the protein is encoded by the coding sequence GTGAATATCCAAATGAAATGGTACTACCGGCTTGGATTTCTTCTCCTTTTGTTTATTGTACTTTTTGTTTTTATCAAGCTTCAATCTCTATGGGTACCTGTGCTTCAAATATTAATATCATTGCTGATTCCTTTTTCGATAGCTGCTTTCATTACATATCTGCTTCACCCGATTGTTGAATCCCTTCACCAAAGGGGCTTGCACCGGGGAGTATCGATTTTGATCATTTATATTTTATTTTTTGGCGGCGCAGGTTTTGCTTTTTATAAGGGTATTCCTGCTTTAATCCGCCAGCTGCGTGATTTGACGGAGAACGCCCCATATTTCGCCGAACAATATAAACAGATGGTTAACAATGTGGTTGACCAGACCTCGACATGGCCAGCAGGGATACATGAGAGGATCGAGGATGGAATCAACAGTATGGAGCAATGGCTTGATGGAGTGCTTGAAGGAACGATGTCTGTTTTGATGGGAATCATTAATTCCATTTTGACGATTGCGGTGATTCCGTTCATTGCCTTTTACATGCTTAAGGACTTCGATGCAATGAAAAAGGCAGCCTGGTACTTAACCCCCAGGCAATGGAGGCAGCCGGGCGCAAGATTTCTTCATGAAGTCGACAAGTCGCTCGGCAGCTATATACGCGGCCAGCTTCTCATCTGTCTGATCATCGGTGTGCTCTCCTCGTTGTTTTTCTGGCTTGCGGGTATTAAGTATTCGCTCCTTCTTGGAGCCATTGTCGGAATTACGAATGTGATCCCGTATTTCGGTCCGATCATTGGGGCAATACCGGCTGTCATCATCGCCGCAACAATGTCTATGAAAATGGTACTGCTGTCACTTGTGATCGTCTTTTCACTGCAATTTCTGGAAGGTAACATCCTATCCCCGCTGATTGTCGGAAAAAGCCTGCATATGCATCCTTTGATGATCATGTTCGCGCTTCTGGCAGGAGAAGAAGTAGGCGGCATCCTTGGGCTGATTTTGGCCGTTCCCGTACTGGTTGTTTTGAGGGCGGCACTGATCCACGCAAAAGACCACATCATTCTTGAAAGAAAAAAAGCACGTCCGACATAA
- a CDS encoding YrzQ family protein, which produces MNKMLTSVIAFGAGMAAYNYASNNNMVSGRKMKKLGRKMTKAFL; this is translated from the coding sequence ATGAACAAAATGTTAACCTCCGTGATCGCATTTGGCGCAGGTATGGCAGCCTATAACTATGCTTCCAACAACAATATGGTGTCTGGCAGGAAAATGAAGAAGCTAGGCAGAAAAATGACAAAAGCATTTCTTTAA
- a CDS encoding PRC-barrel domain-containing protein, with amino-acid sequence MRTFSLLKGLPVYELASGQKLGEVCDVSISSNGSVVGLLVKKGAFIKKTFQVKIGQVESFGWDGVMVKDKAALEHLEAEPEYTFEHNDGLAGKILLSRDGEQLGLLEDVYFMEELGTIVGYELTDGFFSDIMNGKRVVKTTGPPAIGKDAIIVTVKPR; translated from the coding sequence TTGCGGACATTTTCACTTTTAAAGGGATTGCCTGTATATGAATTGGCGAGTGGTCAAAAACTGGGCGAAGTTTGTGATGTGAGCATTTCAAGCAATGGAAGCGTTGTAGGCTTACTTGTAAAAAAGGGTGCATTCATCAAGAAAACGTTTCAGGTCAAGATAGGTCAGGTTGAATCCTTTGGCTGGGATGGTGTAATGGTAAAAGACAAAGCAGCGTTGGAGCATTTGGAGGCAGAGCCTGAATATACGTTCGAGCATAATGATGGACTTGCTGGCAAGATCCTGTTATCAAGGGATGGAGAACAGCTAGGTTTGTTGGAAGACGTATATTTCATGGAAGAATTGGGCACGATTGTAGGGTACGAACTAACGGATGGCTTTTTTTCGGATATTATGAATGGAAAGCGTGTCGTCAAGACAACCGGTCCGCCTGCAATCGGAAAGGATGCCATCATCGTGACAGTTAAACCGAGATGA